The Halorientalis sp. IM1011 genome window below encodes:
- the hisS gene encoding histidine--tRNA ligase, translating into MYDGLKGFRDFYPTEMGPRREVIDTLEATARQYGFREIGTPAMERTEMYVDKSGEEIVEELYAFEDKGGREVSLTPELTPTVARMVVAKQQELSKPIKWVSTRPFWRYEQVQQGRFREFYQTNVDIFGSSEPEADAEVLAFAADALTNLGLTSEEFEFRVSHRDILGGLLEAFDADVDTREAIRAVDKSEKIDEDEYHDLLYEAGLSYDQAAEFDDLLDTPEEHLDELIEFAGTDRVEDAVTNLQNVLDAAADFGAREYCTLSLETARGLDYYTGVVFECFDATGEVSRSVFGGGRYDDLIESFGGQPTPAVGVAPGLAPLSLLLQRAGVWPDEGFTTDYYVLTVGDTRDVAAEITGELRERGHVVETDLSDRSFGGQLDYADSINAETVVIVGEQDLEDDAVTVKDMASGDQKQVPVADFPGDHDRPTFDDF; encoded by the coding sequence ATGTACGACGGCCTGAAGGGCTTTCGCGATTTCTACCCCACGGAGATGGGGCCCCGGCGGGAGGTCATCGACACGCTGGAGGCCACGGCACGCCAGTACGGCTTCCGCGAGATCGGGACCCCGGCGATGGAGCGCACGGAGATGTACGTCGACAAGAGCGGCGAGGAGATCGTCGAGGAACTGTACGCCTTCGAGGACAAAGGGGGTCGCGAGGTGTCGCTCACCCCCGAGTTGACGCCGACGGTCGCACGGATGGTCGTCGCCAAACAGCAGGAACTCTCCAAGCCGATCAAGTGGGTCTCGACACGACCGTTCTGGCGGTACGAGCAGGTCCAGCAGGGCCGGTTCCGCGAGTTCTACCAGACCAACGTCGACATCTTCGGGTCGTCGGAACCGGAAGCCGACGCCGAAGTGCTCGCCTTCGCCGCCGACGCGCTGACGAACCTCGGTCTGACGAGCGAGGAGTTCGAGTTCCGCGTCTCCCATCGGGACATCCTCGGTGGTTTGCTGGAGGCGTTCGACGCCGACGTGGACACCCGCGAGGCCATCCGCGCGGTGGACAAATCCGAGAAGATCGACGAGGACGAATACCACGACCTGCTCTACGAGGCCGGCCTCTCCTACGACCAGGCCGCCGAGTTCGACGACCTGCTGGACACGCCCGAGGAGCATCTCGACGAGTTGATCGAGTTCGCGGGGACCGACCGCGTCGAGGACGCGGTGACGAACCTCCAGAACGTCCTCGATGCCGCGGCGGACTTCGGCGCGCGGGAGTACTGTACGCTCTCGCTGGAGACCGCCCGCGGACTGGACTACTACACCGGCGTCGTCTTCGAGTGTTTCGACGCCACGGGCGAGGTCTCGCGGTCGGTGTTCGGCGGCGGCCGCTACGACGACCTCATCGAGAGCTTCGGCGGCCAGCCGACGCCCGCGGTCGGCGTCGCGCCCGGTCTCGCGCCGCTCTCGCTCCTCCTCCAGCGGGCGGGCGTCTGGCCCGACGAGGGGTTCACGACCGACTACTACGTCCTCACGGTCGGGGACACGCGGGACGTGGCGGCGGAGATCACCGGCGAGTTGCGCGAGCGCGGCCACGTCGTCGAGACGGACCTCTCCGATCGGAGTTTCGGCGGCCAGCTCGACTACGCCGACTCGATAAACGCCGAGACGGTCGTCATCGTCGGCGAGCAGGACCTCGAAGACGACGCCGTGACGGTCAAGGACATGGCGTCGGGCGACCAGAAACAGGTTCCGGTGGCGGACTTCCCCGGCGACCACGACCGGCCGACCTTCGACGACTTCTGA
- a CDS encoding alpha hydrolase, which produces MDVGVLYSGGKDSTLAALVLDPFYEVTLVSATFGITDAADHAREAAAAVGFPIETVELDEDVAREAAAQMVEDGFPRNGIQQVHDHVLEVVAAESFSAVADGTRRDDRVPTVSRAQAQSLEDRHGVDYVAPLSGFGRGAVDDLVDAQLVVEEGPSEEIPKGDYEAELRELIREEFEDGAVEDVFPDHDQTRVVGLRDQ; this is translated from the coding sequence ATGGACGTCGGCGTCCTCTACAGCGGCGGCAAGGACTCGACGCTCGCGGCCCTAGTCCTCGATCCGTTCTACGAGGTCACGCTCGTCTCGGCGACGTTCGGGATCACCGACGCGGCCGACCACGCCCGCGAGGCGGCCGCGGCGGTCGGATTCCCGATCGAGACGGTCGAGCTGGACGAGGACGTGGCCCGCGAAGCGGCCGCACAGATGGTCGAGGACGGCTTTCCCCGTAACGGTATCCAGCAGGTTCACGATCACGTCCTCGAAGTCGTCGCGGCGGAGTCGTTCAGTGCAGTGGCGGACGGCACCCGCCGCGACGATCGGGTGCCGACGGTCTCGCGGGCACAGGCCCAGAGTCTCGAAGACCGCCACGGCGTCGACTACGTCGCGCCGCTGTCGGGCTTTGGCCGCGGCGCGGTCGACGACCTCGTGGACGCGCAACTGGTGGTCGAGGAGGGGCCGAGCGAGGAGATTCCCAAGGGTGACTACGAGGCGGAGTTGCGCGAGTTGATCCGCGAGGAGTTCGAGGACGGGGCCGTCGAGGACGTGTTTCCCGACCACGATCAGACGCGGGTGGTCGGGTTGCGGGACCAGTAA
- a CDS encoding DNA-binding protein, with protein MSGEPDDEELERLRQEKMEKLREQKQGQGGGEAQEAQRQQAEAQKKALLRQHLTDGARKRLNTVKMSKPQFGEKVEQQVIALARSGRIQGKIDEEKMKDLLSELKPDSKSFDIERR; from the coding sequence ATGAGTGGCGAGCCCGACGACGAGGAGCTCGAACGGCTGCGACAGGAGAAAATGGAGAAGCTGCGCGAGCAGAAACAGGGGCAGGGCGGCGGCGAGGCCCAGGAGGCACAGCGCCAGCAGGCCGAGGCCCAGAAGAAGGCGCTGCTGCGCCAGCACCTGACCGACGGGGCGCGCAAGCGCCTGAACACGGTGAAGATGTCCAAGCCGCAGTTCGGCGAGAAGGTCGAACAGCAGGTCATCGCGCTGGCCCGGAGCGGGCGCATCCAGGGCAAGATCGACGAGGAGAAGATGAAGGACCTGCTCAGCGAGCTCAAACCGGACTCGAAGAGTTTCGACATCGAACGCCGGTAG
- a CDS encoding 30S ribosomal protein S19e, which yields MTTLYDVPAENLIEAVAEKLAEEEAVEEPDWARFTKTGTGRELPPEQEDFWQRRAASLLRKVAVDGPVGVERLTTEYGSSKQGSTRYRVRPPNSTDGSGKVIRTALQQLEEVGYIQIAQGEGRKVTGDGMSLLDDTAGEVLSDLDRPELERYA from the coding sequence ATGACGACGCTCTACGACGTGCCCGCCGAGAATCTCATCGAGGCGGTCGCCGAGAAACTCGCCGAGGAAGAGGCAGTAGAAGAACCCGACTGGGCCCGATTCACGAAGACCGGTACCGGTCGCGAACTCCCGCCCGAGCAGGAGGACTTCTGGCAGCGCCGCGCCGCCAGCCTGCTCCGGAAGGTCGCCGTCGACGGTCCCGTCGGTGTCGAGCGCCTCACCACCGAGTACGGTAGTTCCAAGCAGGGCTCGACCCGCTACCGGGTCCGCCCGCCGAACAGCACGGACGGCTCCGGGAAGGTCATCCGGACCGCGCTCCAGCAGCTCGAAGAGGTCGGCTACATCCAGATCGCGCAGGGCGAAGGCCGCAAGGTCACCGGCGACGGAATGAGCCTGCTCGACGACACCGCGGGCGAAGTCCTCTCGGACCTCGACCGGCCGGAACTCGAACGGTACGCGTAA
- the thiL gene encoding thiamine-phosphate kinase — protein MDERAALALLADDLPAAGDDAAVVGDQVLTTDMLHETTDFPAGTTRYTAGWRSVGASLSDVAAMGAEATAAVAVYAAPTFDPDELRAFVRGARDVCAYVEAEYVGGDLDDHDEFTVATTALGRTTDPVRRSDAQPGDALCVTGTLGRSGAAIRLFERGDTEWANELFRFTPRVVPGLAISSAATAMIDSSDGLARSLHQLSDSSDCGFAVETPLPIDDAVDDVADDPADRHELGVFFGEDFELVFTAPEESLPGLRDVCDVPISRIGTVTEGEEVTLDGVALPDRGYTHGEA, from the coding sequence ATGGACGAGCGGGCGGCCCTGGCCCTGCTGGCCGACGACCTCCCCGCCGCGGGCGACGACGCGGCCGTAGTCGGCGACCAGGTCCTCACGACCGATATGCTCCACGAAACGACGGATTTCCCCGCGGGGACGACCAGATACACCGCCGGCTGGCGATCCGTCGGCGCGTCACTGTCTGACGTGGCCGCGATGGGTGCCGAGGCGACCGCCGCCGTCGCCGTCTACGCCGCCCCGACGTTCGACCCCGACGAGTTGCGCGCGTTCGTGCGCGGCGCACGGGACGTGTGTGCCTACGTCGAGGCCGAGTACGTCGGCGGCGACCTCGACGACCACGACGAGTTCACCGTCGCCACCACCGCCCTCGGCCGCACGACCGACCCGGTCCGGCGCTCGGACGCCCAGCCGGGCGACGCCCTCTGTGTGACGGGGACGCTCGGCCGGAGCGGGGCCGCTATCCGCCTGTTCGAGCGCGGTGACACCGAGTGGGCCAACGAACTGTTCCGGTTCACCCCCCGGGTCGTCCCCGGGCTGGCGATCTCGTCCGCTGCCACGGCGATGATCGACTCCAGCGACGGACTGGCTCGGTCGCTCCACCAGCTTTCCGACTCCTCTGACTGTGGGTTCGCCGTCGAGACGCCGCTCCCAATCGACGACGCCGTCGACGACGTGGCCGACGACCCCGCCGACCGCCACGAACTCGGCGTGTTCTTCGGCGAAGACTTCGAACTCGTCTTCACCGCCCCGGAAGAGAGCCTCCCCGGCCTCCGGGACGTGTGTGACGTGCCGATCAGCCGGATCGGGACCGTCACCGAGGGCGAGGAGGTCACGCTCGACGGCGTGGCGCTCCCGGATCGCGGATACACGCACGGCGAGGCGTAG
- a CDS encoding site-2 protease family protein, producing the protein MAAARTPRDGPPIEEFASVFRVHEVRTDGDRLLYLGRPTVPADVLEREVHPLFREYGYEISLRQHQSGGPTGPGTYVLVAEPQSVGVDGIPWTNVALALATVATTLFVGSLWYRGNAFADPASAIRAWPFTAAVLGVIGTHELGHYVLSRYHRVDASLPYFIPVPIPPFGTMGAVIRMKGRIPDRKALFDIGIAGPLAGLVATVVVTVIGLHLPPVTNPFGVQFNHPPLIEAIAALTGQQLVYEDPRLIFNPVVFGGWLGAFLTFLNLLPVGQLDGGHAVRAMFGERTETIGAAVPAALFGLGAFQLLARSGEVTLVWFLWGTLALGLAYAGPTTPISDERLDGRRFALGIVTFLLGLACFTPVPVTT; encoded by the coding sequence ATGGCGGCTGCCCGGACACCACGGGACGGCCCGCCGATCGAGGAGTTCGCGTCGGTGTTTCGCGTCCACGAGGTCCGGACCGACGGTGATCGACTCCTCTATCTCGGCCGTCCCACGGTCCCCGCCGACGTCCTGGAACGCGAGGTCCACCCGCTGTTTCGCGAGTACGGGTACGAGATCTCCCTCCGACAGCACCAATCAGGTGGCCCGACCGGACCGGGAACCTACGTGCTGGTCGCCGAACCGCAGTCGGTCGGCGTCGACGGGATCCCCTGGACGAACGTCGCGCTCGCACTGGCGACAGTGGCGACCACGCTGTTCGTCGGCTCGCTGTGGTACCGGGGCAACGCCTTCGCCGACCCTGCCTCCGCAATCAGGGCCTGGCCGTTCACCGCCGCCGTGCTCGGCGTGATCGGCACGCACGAACTCGGCCACTACGTCCTGAGCCGGTACCACCGCGTCGACGCCAGCCTGCCCTATTTCATCCCCGTCCCGATCCCACCCTTCGGCACGATGGGCGCGGTCATCCGCATGAAAGGCCGGATTCCCGACCGAAAGGCCCTGTTCGACATCGGCATCGCCGGCCCGCTGGCGGGGCTGGTCGCGACCGTCGTGGTCACCGTAATCGGCCTGCACCTTCCGCCGGTCACGAACCCCTTCGGCGTGCAGTTCAACCACCCGCCCCTGATCGAGGCCATCGCGGCCCTGACCGGCCAGCAACTCGTCTACGAGGATCCCCGATTGATCTTCAACCCAGTCGTCTTCGGCGGCTGGCTCGGGGCCTTCCTCACTTTCCTGAACCTGCTCCCCGTCGGACAGCTGGACGGTGGCCACGCCGTCCGGGCGATGTTCGGCGAGCGGACCGAGACCATCGGTGCGGCCGTGCCAGCGGCGCTGTTCGGGCTCGGAGCCTTCCAGTTGCTGGCCCGGAGCGGAGAGGTGACGCTGGTCTGGTTCCTCTGGGGGACGCTCGCGCTCGGGCTGGCCTACGCCGGGCCGACGACGCCGATCAGCGACGAGCGACTCGACGGCAGGCGGTTCGCGCTCGGCATCGTCACGTTCCTGCTGGGCCTGGCCTGCTTCACGCCAGTCCCGGTCACGACCTGA
- a CDS encoding molybdopterin synthase, which translates to MHVLGVVGPSDSGKTTLVERLAERLADRGRVATVKHLTHAPDIDTDGKDTARHRAAGAATTYGLTDDEGWFATGEDRTLDDTLDQLAPDYDYAIVEGFSHAAIPQVVLGDRDHAGTELASAPTADDVDVDSVLDALAGTEPRETLESLVERVKASPRAERSGAIATFTGRVRAKDAPDDDPTEYLAFEKYEGVAEDRMETIEAELEDREGVLDVVLHHRTGVIEYGEDIVFVVVLAGHRREAFRTVEDGIDRLKDEVPLFKKEVTVDDEYWVHERD; encoded by the coding sequence ATGCACGTACTCGGGGTCGTCGGCCCGTCCGATTCGGGGAAGACGACGCTGGTCGAACGGCTCGCAGAGCGACTGGCCGACCGCGGGCGCGTCGCGACCGTCAAACACCTCACGCACGCGCCGGACATCGACACCGACGGGAAGGACACCGCCCGGCACCGCGCGGCCGGCGCAGCCACGACCTACGGCCTCACCGACGACGAAGGCTGGTTCGCCACCGGCGAGGACCGCACCCTCGACGACACCCTCGACCAGCTCGCCCCCGACTACGACTACGCCATCGTCGAGGGGTTCAGCCACGCCGCCATCCCGCAGGTCGTCCTCGGCGACCGCGACCACGCCGGGACGGAACTGGCCAGCGCCCCAACCGCCGACGACGTAGACGTCGATTCGGTACTCGATGCACTCGCCGGGACCGAACCCCGCGAGACGCTGGAATCGCTCGTCGAACGGGTCAAGGCCTCCCCGCGGGCCGAGCGATCGGGTGCCATCGCCACCTTCACCGGGCGCGTGCGGGCGAAGGACGCCCCCGACGACGACCCCACCGAGTACCTGGCCTTCGAGAAGTACGAGGGCGTCGCCGAGGACCGGATGGAGACCATCGAGGCCGAACTCGAAGACCGGGAGGGCGTTCTCGACGTGGTTCTCCACCACCGCACCGGCGTCATCGAGTACGGCGAGGACATCGTGTTCGTCGTCGTCCTCGCGGGCCACCGCCGCGAGGCCTTTCGGACTGTGGAGGACGGCATCGACCGCCTCAAAGACGAGGTGCCGCTGTTCAAGAAAGAAGTCACCGTCGACGACGAGTACTGGGTCCACGAACGCGATTGA
- the pyrH gene encoding UMP kinase — MKVVVSIGGSVLAPDLDPDRVRAYANVVESLLAEGHRVGVVVGGGTVARDYIASARELGANEMQLDQLGIGVTRLNARLLVAALGDRAAPTPPETYEDAGAAFHRGDVPVMGGVAAAQTTDAVSAALAEYVNADLLVYATSVPGVFSADPNEHDDATKYTELSADELVDVIADIEMAAGSNAPVDLLAAKVIQRANLRAVVLDGTDPEAVTRAVLDDDHDGTEVVPGDGV, encoded by the coding sequence ATGAAAGTCGTCGTCTCTATCGGCGGAAGCGTTCTCGCACCGGATCTCGACCCGGACCGGGTTCGCGCCTACGCGAACGTCGTCGAGTCGCTGCTCGCGGAGGGCCACCGCGTCGGCGTCGTCGTCGGCGGTGGTACCGTCGCCCGCGACTACATCGCCTCGGCCCGCGAACTCGGAGCCAACGAGATGCAACTCGACCAGCTGGGTATCGGCGTCACCCGCCTGAACGCGCGCCTGCTCGTCGCTGCACTCGGCGACCGGGCCGCCCCGACACCCCCGGAAACGTACGAGGACGCCGGCGCGGCCTTCCACCGCGGCGACGTGCCCGTGATGGGCGGGGTCGCGGCCGCACAGACCACCGACGCGGTCAGCGCCGCACTGGCCGAGTACGTCAACGCCGACCTGCTCGTGTACGCCACGAGCGTCCCCGGCGTGTTCAGCGCCGACCCGAACGAACACGACGACGCGACGAAGTACACCGAACTGTCGGCCGACGAACTCGTGGACGTGATCGCAGACATCGAGATGGCCGCCGGGAGCAACGCCCCGGTCGACCTGCTGGCCGCGAAAGTGATCCAGCGGGCGAACCTCCGGGCCGTGGTGCTGGACGGCACCGACCCCGAAGCCGTCACGCGCGCGGTCCTCGACGACGACCACGATGGGACCGAGGTCGTCCCGGGTGATGGGGTGTGA
- the lysS gene encoding lysine--tRNA ligase produces MYDPYAVGTSDRRAFWADAVADAILATDPDEPIVIKGGVSPSGVPHIGHFNEILRSYFVAEALRDRDREVRQVFTTDDKDPLRKIPRTLADLDWNVVDFGDDAVDSAAVGQNLGKPYTDIPDPFGCCDSYGAHFTELLLRAADLVDVPIEFVSNTDLYEAGEFEPVTRDLLSRADEARTLLGDYQDSVDEDYTPFTPQCAECGKLTGEVTSVDLDAGEVEYTCTDLEAGDRTIQGCGHEGTATLREGKLPWRFEWPGQWDILGVDFEPFGKDHAEGSWPSGEDVARNLLDIDPPVPMVYEWFTLDGEALSSSSGNIVTVAEVLELLEPEVFRYFFVKNPRKQRDFSVETLDQLVDEFDHFERVYFGDAEPRDETEAELVDRAYPMIVDSVPERQPVRIPYTFAAVLGMTDDLELRETMARREGHIPDDATPEQVHAALSRVEGARAWAERTDNEYNYRLAEDLPDVDLDEDTAAALSDLAEFVAETDDGEEIQGEIYEAAKRHDIEVSDFFAAGYRLFLDTDQGPRLGPFLAALDEAFVLDRLRRED; encoded by the coding sequence ATCTACGACCCCTACGCGGTCGGGACGAGCGACCGCCGGGCCTTCTGGGCCGACGCCGTCGCCGACGCAATACTCGCTACGGACCCCGACGAGCCAATCGTCATCAAGGGCGGCGTCTCCCCCTCCGGCGTGCCCCACATCGGCCACTTCAACGAGATCCTGCGGAGCTACTTCGTGGCCGAGGCGCTGCGCGACCGGGATCGGGAGGTCCGGCAGGTGTTCACGACCGACGACAAAGACCCCCTGCGGAAGATTCCCCGGACGCTCGCCGATCTGGACTGGAACGTGGTCGACTTCGGCGACGACGCCGTCGACTCGGCCGCCGTCGGCCAGAATCTCGGCAAACCGTACACGGACATTCCAGATCCCTTCGGCTGCTGTGACTCCTACGGCGCACACTTCACGGAACTCCTGCTCCGGGCGGCCGACCTCGTGGACGTCCCCATCGAGTTCGTCTCGAACACCGACCTCTACGAGGCGGGCGAGTTCGAGCCCGTGACTCGCGACCTGCTCTCCCGCGCGGACGAGGCCCGGACCCTCCTGGGCGACTACCAGGACAGTGTCGACGAGGACTACACGCCCTTCACTCCCCAGTGTGCCGAATGCGGGAAGCTCACCGGCGAGGTCACGAGTGTCGACCTCGACGCCGGCGAGGTCGAGTACACCTGCACGGATCTGGAGGCCGGCGACCGGACGATCCAGGGCTGTGGCCACGAGGGGACGGCCACGCTCCGGGAGGGCAAGCTCCCGTGGCGGTTCGAGTGGCCGGGCCAGTGGGACATTCTGGGTGTGGACTTCGAGCCGTTCGGGAAGGACCACGCGGAGGGGTCCTGGCCCAGCGGCGAGGACGTCGCCCGGAACCTGCTCGATATCGACCCGCCGGTCCCGATGGTCTACGAGTGGTTCACGCTCGACGGCGAAGCGCTCTCCTCCTCCTCGGGCAACATCGTCACGGTCGCGGAGGTGCTGGAACTGCTCGAACCGGAGGTGTTCCGCTACTTCTTCGTGAAGAACCCCCGCAAGCAACGGGATTTCAGCGTCGAGACGTTGGACCAGCTGGTCGACGAGTTCGATCACTTCGAGCGGGTCTACTTCGGCGACGCCGAGCCCCGGGACGAGACCGAGGCGGAACTCGTCGATAGGGCCTATCCGATGATCGTCGATTCGGTGCCCGAGCGCCAGCCCGTCCGGATCCCCTACACCTTCGCCGCCGTGTTGGGCATGACCGACGACCTGGAACTGCGGGAGACGATGGCTCGACGCGAAGGCCACATTCCAGACGATGCCACGCCCGAGCAGGTCCACGCCGCACTCTCCCGCGTCGAGGGGGCACGCGCCTGGGCCGAGCGGACCGACAACGAGTACAACTACCGGCTGGCCGAGGACCTGCCCGACGTGGACCTCGACGAGGACACCGCCGCCGCGCTGTCCGACCTCGCCGAGTTCGTCGCGGAGACCGACGACGGCGAGGAGATCCAGGGCGAGATCTACGAGGCGGCCAAGCGTCACGATATCGAGGTGAGCGACTTCTTCGCGGCGGGCTATCGACTCTTCCTCGACACGGATCAGGGCCCCCGGCTCGGTCCCTTCCTCGCGGCGCTGGACGAGGCGTTCGTCCTCGATCGGTTGCGCCGGGAGGACTGA
- a CDS encoding site-2 protease family protein codes for MADLLVWVLAGILLYTLVMMTLRTRGWLPEYIRVSGPITTIHTQRGRAFLNWLAGPKRFWRAYGNFGVGIALVTMAGMLVVVLTAALGSVLSPDATPSEVRNPQNVLVIPGVNEFLPLSAAPGIVFGLLVGLVVHEGGHGLLCRVENIDIDSMGLALFAFIPVGAFVEPDEESRNEADRGSQTRMFSAGVMNNFAITLLAFALLFGPVVGSIAVADGAPVGQSLPGSTAEDAGIERGDLITAVNGTDIDDPDRLETVLRDTPGQRVAVELDGDRTIQVTREPTITATVPQVIAGRDDESGINWSENSPTDVVAVNGTAVSTERGFERAVTNHTVARVETDNGTATFPAGAFVIRTFEDGPLGNTTAPTDRYMIVTSVAGERVIDPATLSDALRDEQPGTTVPVETYVLRDGDFERNVYNVTLDPHPNGDGGFIGVAPARGVSGLVINDFGIKTYPAEDFLGLLQGDADAFGGISGGSVLDRVFMVLILPFIGVLQPQIGYNFAGFVPEIANFYTATGLLGGLGGGVLIAANLLFWTAWVNLQLGMFNLVPTFPLDGGHILRTSAEAVISRLPIEGGRRLTTTVTISVSLLMIAGLFLMIFGPQLFTG; via the coding sequence ATGGCAGACCTGTTGGTGTGGGTACTCGCCGGGATCCTCCTCTATACGCTGGTGATGATGACGTTGCGGACCAGGGGGTGGCTCCCGGAGTACATCCGCGTGTCCGGGCCGATCACGACCATCCATACGCAGCGCGGGCGGGCCTTCCTGAACTGGCTCGCCGGGCCGAAGCGCTTCTGGCGAGCGTACGGCAACTTCGGCGTCGGCATCGCCCTGGTAACGATGGCCGGCATGCTGGTCGTCGTACTGACGGCCGCGCTCGGGAGCGTCCTTTCGCCCGATGCGACACCTTCCGAGGTCCGCAACCCCCAGAACGTCCTCGTGATTCCGGGCGTCAACGAGTTCCTCCCGCTGTCGGCTGCGCCCGGCATCGTCTTCGGCCTCCTGGTCGGGCTGGTCGTCCACGAGGGCGGCCACGGCCTGCTCTGTCGGGTCGAGAACATCGACATCGACTCGATGGGACTGGCCCTCTTCGCGTTCATCCCCGTCGGGGCGTTCGTCGAACCCGACGAGGAGAGCCGCAACGAGGCCGACCGGGGCTCTCAGACCCGGATGTTCTCGGCCGGCGTGATGAACAACTTCGCGATCACCCTGCTCGCCTTCGCCCTCCTCTTCGGGCCCGTCGTCGGCTCCATCGCCGTCGCCGACGGCGCGCCGGTGGGCCAGTCACTGCCCGGTTCGACCGCCGAGGATGCCGGCATCGAACGCGGCGACCTCATCACCGCGGTCAACGGTACCGACATCGACGACCCCGACCGGCTCGAAACCGTCCTCCGGGATACTCCGGGACAGCGGGTCGCGGTCGAACTCGACGGCGACCGGACGATCCAGGTGACTCGGGAGCCGACGATCACGGCGACGGTCCCGCAGGTGATCGCCGGCCGCGACGACGAGTCCGGGATCAACTGGAGCGAAAACTCCCCGACGGACGTGGTGGCGGTCAACGGGACGGCGGTTAGCACCGAACGCGGGTTCGAGCGGGCGGTCACCAACCACACCGTCGCCAGAGTCGAGACCGACAACGGCACCGCGACGTTCCCGGCCGGCGCGTTCGTGATCCGGACCTTCGAGGACGGGCCGCTCGGGAACACGACCGCACCGACCGACCGGTACATGATCGTCACCTCGGTCGCCGGCGAGCGGGTGATCGACCCGGCCACGCTGAGCGACGCGCTCCGTGACGAACAACCCGGGACGACGGTCCCCGTCGAGACGTACGTCCTCCGGGACGGCGACTTCGAGCGGAACGTCTACAACGTCACGCTCGATCCGCATCCGAACGGCGACGGCGGGTTCATCGGCGTCGCGCCCGCGCGGGGCGTCAGCGGACTGGTCATCAACGACTTCGGTATCAAGACCTACCCCGCCGAGGACTTCCTCGGACTCCTCCAGGGCGACGCGGACGCCTTCGGCGGCATCTCCGGCGGATCCGTGCTCGACCGGGTGTTCATGGTGTTGATCCTGCCGTTCATCGGCGTGCTCCAGCCCCAGATCGGCTACAACTTCGCCGGGTTCGTCCCCGAGATCGCCAACTTCTACACGGCGACCGGCCTGCTCGGCGGGCTGGGTGGCGGCGTCCTGATCGCGGCCAACCTGCTGTTCTGGACCGCCTGGGTGAACCTCCAGCTCGGCATGTTCAACCTCGTCCCGACCTTCCCGCTGGACGGGGGGCACATCCTCCGGACCAGCGCCGAGGCGGTCATCTCCCGGCTCCCGATCGAGGGCGGGCGTCGGCTGACGACGACGGTCACCATCTCGGTCAGCCTGCTGATGATCGCCGGCCTCTTCCTGATGATCTTCGGCCCGCAGCTGTTCACCGGCTGA